The following proteins are co-located in the Vigna angularis cultivar LongXiaoDou No.4 chromosome 2, ASM1680809v1, whole genome shotgun sequence genome:
- the LOC108329676 gene encoding ricin B-like lectin R40G3 isoform X1: MSFPFSHTHHRRDDDDDERRNAYPPPGSTFPNPHQQPPPPFYGAPQPPPPQPETNVFHTSHVPPPGHVSQDFNYSAPTSHHHHESDHGFSHGYSPAPAPAYYPPPGTTSTVHHVAHESHHHTPHFSSHNSPSSTTTVTHVGHQANTGLRTKPTVRVVTKAAPDFSLTIRHGQVILAPSDPSNEYQHWYKDEKYSTRVKDAEGCPAFSLVNKATGEALKHSIGSSHPVRLIAYNPDYLDESILWTESRDLGDGHRAIRMVNNIHLNVDAFHGDKKSGGVHDGTTIVLWDWNKGDNQQWKILPYLKLTEL, from the exons ATGTCGTTTCCCTTCAGCCACACCCACCACCGCAGagacgacgacgacgacgaaCGACGCAATGCTTACCCTCCGCCGGGAAGCACCTTCCCTAACCCTCACCAACAGCCGCCCCCACCCTTCTATGGCGCTCCTCAACCACCGCCCCCTCAGCCCGAGACCAACGTGTTCCACACCTCTCACGTGCCGCCACCAGGACACGTGTCTCAGGATTTCAACTACTCAGCTCCCACTTCTCATCACCACCATGAATCCGATCACGGGTTCTCCCACGGGTACTCCCCTGCTCCCGCTCCAGCTTATTACCCCCCTCCTGGAACCACCTCCACCGTCCACCACGTGGCTCACGAGTCCCACCACCACACTCCTCATTTCTCTTCTCACAACTCTCCCAGCAGCACCACCACCGTGACCCACGTCGGCCACCAGGCTAACACCGGTCTCAGGACCAAACCCACCGTGAGGGTTGTCACCAAAGCTGCGCCCGATTTCTCTCTCACAATTCGTCATGGCCAAGTCATTCTCGCACCCTCCGATCCCTCCAATGAGTATCAG CACTGGTATAAGGATGAGAAGTACAGCACCAGGGTAAAGGATGCAGAGGGGTGCCCTGCTTTCTCTTTGGTCAACAAGGCCACTGGCGAGGCCTTGAAGCATTCCATTGGTAGCTCTCATCCA GTTCGGCTGATAGCTTACAATCCAGACTACCTTGACGAGTCTATTTTGTGGACTGAGAGCCGGGACCTTGGTGATGGGCACAGAGCTATAAGGATGGTGAATAACATTCATCTTAATGTGGATGCTTTCCACGGTGATAAGAAGTCTGGAGGTGTGCATGATGGCACTACAATAGTCCTCTGGGACTGGAACAAAGGTGATAACCAGCAGTGGAAGATCTTACCTTACT TAAAATTGACGGAATTGTGA
- the LOC108329676 gene encoding ricin B-like lectin R40G3 isoform X2 encodes MSFPFSHTHHRRDDDDDERRNAYPPPGSTFPNPHQQPPPPFYGAPQPPPPQPETNVFHTSHVPPPGHVSQDFNYSAPTSHHHHESDHGFSHGYSPAPAPAYYPPPGTTSTVHHVAHESHHHTPHFSSHNSPSSTTTVTHVGHQANTGLRTKPTVRVVTKAAPDFSLTIRHGQVILAPSDPSNEYQHWYKDEKYSTRVKDAEGCPAFSLVNKATGEALKHSIGSSHPVRLIAYNPDYLDESILWTESRDLGDGHRAIRMVNNIHLNVDAFHGDKKSGGVHDGTTIVLWDWNKGDNQQWKILPY; translated from the exons ATGTCGTTTCCCTTCAGCCACACCCACCACCGCAGagacgacgacgacgacgaaCGACGCAATGCTTACCCTCCGCCGGGAAGCACCTTCCCTAACCCTCACCAACAGCCGCCCCCACCCTTCTATGGCGCTCCTCAACCACCGCCCCCTCAGCCCGAGACCAACGTGTTCCACACCTCTCACGTGCCGCCACCAGGACACGTGTCTCAGGATTTCAACTACTCAGCTCCCACTTCTCATCACCACCATGAATCCGATCACGGGTTCTCCCACGGGTACTCCCCTGCTCCCGCTCCAGCTTATTACCCCCCTCCTGGAACCACCTCCACCGTCCACCACGTGGCTCACGAGTCCCACCACCACACTCCTCATTTCTCTTCTCACAACTCTCCCAGCAGCACCACCACCGTGACCCACGTCGGCCACCAGGCTAACACCGGTCTCAGGACCAAACCCACCGTGAGGGTTGTCACCAAAGCTGCGCCCGATTTCTCTCTCACAATTCGTCATGGCCAAGTCATTCTCGCACCCTCCGATCCCTCCAATGAGTATCAG CACTGGTATAAGGATGAGAAGTACAGCACCAGGGTAAAGGATGCAGAGGGGTGCCCTGCTTTCTCTTTGGTCAACAAGGCCACTGGCGAGGCCTTGAAGCATTCCATTGGTAGCTCTCATCCA GTTCGGCTGATAGCTTACAATCCAGACTACCTTGACGAGTCTATTTTGTGGACTGAGAGCCGGGACCTTGGTGATGGGCACAGAGCTATAAGGATGGTGAATAACATTCATCTTAATGTGGATGCTTTCCACGGTGATAAGAAGTCTGGAGGTGTGCATGATGGCACTACAATAGTCCTCTGGGACTGGAACAAAGGTGATAACCAGCAGTGGAAGATCTTACCTTACT AA
- the LOC108327900 gene encoding ricin B-like lectin R40G3, with protein sequence MLFPFSHTHHCRDDDDESRTAYPPPGNTFPNPHQQPPPPFYGAPQPPRPQPETSVFHTSHVPHDFNYSAPTSHHHHESDHGFSPAPAAAYYPPPGTTSTVHHVAHKSHFCTPHFSSHNYSSTTTTVTHVSHQANTGLRSKPTVRVVTKAAPDFYLTIRHGQVILAPSDPSNEYQHWYKDEKYSTRVKDAEGCPAFSLVNKATGEALKHSIGSSHPVRLIAYNPDCLDESILWTESRDLGDGHIAIRMVNNIRLNVDAFRGDKKSGGVHDGTTIGLWEWKKGDNQQWKILSY encoded by the exons ATGTTGTTTCCCTTCAGCCACACCCACCACTGCAGAGACGACGACGACGAAAGTCGCACTGCTTACCCTCCGCCGGGAAACACCTTCCCCAACCCTCACCAACAGCCGCCCCCACCCTTCTATGGCGCTCCTCAACCACCGCGCCCACAGCCCGAGACCAGCGTGTTCCACACCTCTCACGTGCCGCACGATTTCAACTACTCAGCTCCCACTTCTCATCATCACCATGAATCCGATCACGGGTTCTCCCCTGCTCCCGCTGCAGCTTATTACCCCCCTCCTGGAACCACCTCCACCGTCCACCACGTGGCTCACAAGTCCCACTTCTGCACTCCTCATTTCTCTTCTCACAACTATTCCAGCACCACCACCACCGTGACCCACGTCAGCCACCAGGCTAACACCGGTCTCCGGAGCAAACCCACCGTGAGGGTTGTCACCAAGGCTGCGCCCGATTTCTATCTGACAATTCGTCATGGCCAAGTCATTCTCGCACCCTCCGATCCCTCCAATGAGTATCAG CACTGGTATAAGGATGAGAAGTACAGCACCAGGGTGAAGGATGCAGAGGGGTGCCCTGCTTTCTCTTTGGTCAACAAGGCCACTGGCGAGGCCTTGAAGCATTCCATTGGTAGCTCTCATCCA GTTCGGCTGATAGCTTACAATCCAGACTGCCTTGACGAGTCTATTTTGTGGACTGAGAGCCGGGACCTTGGTGATGGGCACATAGCTATAAGGATGGTGAATAACATTCGTCTTAATGTTGATGCTTTCCGCGGTGATAAGAAGTCTGGAGGTGTGCATGATGGCACTACAATAGGCCTCTGGGAGTGGAAGAAAGGTGATAACCAGCAGTGGAAGATCTTATCATACT GA